One window of Triticum dicoccoides isolate Atlit2015 ecotype Zavitan chromosome 5A, WEW_v2.0, whole genome shotgun sequence genomic DNA carries:
- the LOC119301973 gene encoding cyanohydrin beta-glucosyltransferase-like — protein MGSEQKPHVVFVPFPAHGHVAPHTQLARVLHARGFRVTLVHTELHHRRLLLAKGADASAAAAPWLGVEVIPDGLSLESPPRTLEAHHDALEQNCLEPFKELLRAMARRPGAPPVSCVVVDAPMSFASMAARDVGVPDVTFFTASAAGLMGYMQFEELVKRGLVPLKGAGYKTDGSLDAPLDWVPGMKGMRLRDMPTFCHTTDADSALMRIHLHQMRVVAGSKAVVINTFHDMEKDVVDALAAFLPPVYTVGPLSSIVSSLPAGGGDPSSSTDTPSLFQEDTECMAWLDGKEARSVVYVSYGSHAAAGADKIKEFASGLARCGSPYLWVLRSDLAAGVEVGENGLVVPWCAQEAVLAHPAVGLFVTHCGWNSILETVIGGVPVLGWPMVSEQTTNCRQVSTAWNIGAELPQEARGDEIAALVREMMAGRKGMEAREKTLEWKRLAEDATKEGGSSSANLDRFVDDVLLKGL, from the coding sequence ATGGGTTCGGAGCAGAAGCCGCACGTGGTGTTCGTGCCGTTCCCGGCGCACGGCCACGTCGCGCCGCACACGCAGCTCGCGCGCGTCCTCCACGCCCGCGGCTTCCGCGTCACGCTCGTCCACACCGAGCTGCACCACCGCCGCCTCCTGCTCGCCAAGGGCGCCGACGCGTCCGCGGCCGCCGCGCCGTGGCTCGGCGTCGAGGTCATTCCCGACGGGCTGTCGCTGGAGTCGCCGCCGCGGACGCTGGAGGCGCACCATGACGCGCTGGAGCAGAACTGCCTCGAGCCGTTCAAGGAGCTGCTGCGCGCGATGGCGCGCAGGCCAGGCGCGCCCCCCGTGAGCTGCGTCGTGGTGGACGCGCCCATGTCGTTCGCTTCCATGGCGGCACGGGACGTCGGCGTCCCCGACGTGACGTTCTTCACGGCGTCCGCGGCCGGGCTCATGGGGTACATGCAGTTCGAGGAGCTGGTGAAGAGGGGCCTCGTCCCGCTGAAGGGAGCCGGGTACAAGACGGACGGCAGCCTCGACGCCCCGCTGGACTGGGTGCCCGGGATGAAGGGCATGCGGCTCAGGGACATGCCGACCTTCTGCCACACCACGGACGCCGACAGCGCGCTGATGCGCATCCACCTCCACCAGATGCGCGTCGTCGCCGGGTCCAAGGCCGTCGTCATCAACACGTTCCACGACATGGAGAAGGACGTCGTGGACGCGCTCGCGGCCTTCCTCCCGCCCGTCTACACCGTCGGCCCTCTCTCCAGCATCGTATCGTCGCTCCCGGCGGGAGGCGGCGACCCCTCGAGCTCCACGGACACGCCGAGCCTCTTTCAGGAGGACACGGAGTGCATGGCGTGGCTGGACGGGAAAGAGGCCCGCTCCGTCGTGTACGTGAGCTACGGGAGCCACGCCGCCGCGGGCGCCGACAAGATAAAGGAGTTCGCGTCCGGGCTAGCGAGGTGCGGCTCTCCCTACCTGTGGGTTCTGCGGTCCGACCTGGCggccggcgttgaggtcggggagaACGGGCTCGTCGTGCCTTGGTGCGCCCAGGAGGCGGTCCTTGCCCACCCAGCTGTAGGGCTTTTTGTTACCCACTGTGGGTGGAACTCGATCTTGGAGACCGTGATCGGAGGGGTGCCGGTGCTCGGTTGGCCGATGGTATCCGAGCAGACGACCAACTGCCGGCAGGTAAGCACGGCGTGGAACATCGGAGCGGAGCTGCCGCAGGAGGCGAGGGGCGATGAGATAGCCGCACTGGTGAGGGAGATGATGGCCGGGAGGAAGGGGATGGAGGCGAGGGAGAAGACGTTGGAGTGGAAGAGGCTCGCTGAAGATGCTACCAAAGAAGGGGGCTCGTCCTCTGCTAACCTTGATAGGTTCGTTGATGATGTGCTGCTCAAGGGGTtatga